ATGGGGTGTACTGACGAGCCAACCATAGAATTCATCGAATCCCCTGTTTAGTGGTGTGGCCTCCGGATTGAATCCGTCGAGATGCCATTTGTTTACCAGGCAGGTTTTGTAACCAGCACTTTTCAGTACCGTGGCAATGGTTGTATCGGTGGGGAGCAGGTGCATGCGACGGATGGGATTCCCGTTTTTGAGTCCTTCCATTCCTCCTGCTGCGGCGAAGTTGTCGCGAATGGTAGTGTTGCCGCTGTTTTTTCCTGTCATCAGTGCACAACGCGAGGGAGAACTGACAGCCGATCCTGCATAAGCTTGTGTAAAGCGGGTGCCGGTGGCTGCCAGACTGTCTAATGTCGGGGTTAGTATCTGCTCGTTTCCGTAGCATCCCAGGTCTCCATATCCCAGGTCATCTGCCAAGATAAAGATGATGTTGGGATTCTCTTGTTGACGACTCTGCTGTTGTTCATTGCATCCGGTAGATAGGATGAGGGGTGTACAGCAGACACCCAGCACAGGTAATAGATTGATTGATTTCATGATCCAATTTTTATGAAGGAAGTCATTCTGATCCAGTGTTGATAGGGATCAGAATGACTTCCAAATTAGTTAACCTAAACAATGCATCTCAATAACCCTCATTTTGTGTCCATCCGAAGTCCAGCATCAATTGCAATTGATCATAGGGGAGAGGGAATAAAATCGAATAGGAGGCATTCGACCATTTCCATTTTGCCTTTGAATCGATTTTGTCGTTCCCGTTCATGTGCGATTGAATTACTGAGTTGAGTCCCGGTTCAGCCCAGTTGAAATGGTCGGTCATGATTTTGGTGAGACGTCCCCTGCGCAACAGATCGAACCAACGATGTCCCTCAAAGCATAGTTCTAGCAACCGTTCGTTTTCAATGGCAAGAGTGAGCTCCTCTTTCGAAGCGGCTGCAGTCGCATCCAAACCTGCCCTGTTGCGAACAATATTGAGATGCGTAGCTGCACCTGAGGAGTTACCTGTTTCATTCAGACACTCTGCATACATCAGCAATACATCGGCATAACGGTATATAATGTTATCCGTTCCGGCGGCATATTTTGAGAGGCCGTTGTAATTGTTCTGATGATCATAATATTTGAGTGTGGTTGGCAGATATGTTGCATTGGTCTCGGTTCTGAAGGCAAAAGGATCTGCAGAGGTGAACTCAGCGTCATACAATCCGTTGTATACCAGTTTTTGAAATCGTTTATCCTTGTCATGGTCATATCTCTTGTAGAGATCATATGTCATCAGCAGGATACTGGTGCCTTCTGATGTTTTGATTGTGGTGGTTGTACCATCATCATAGGCATAAGTAGGTTGTGCTGAAGGATTGATAATGTTGGGAATGGAGGCAGACATCAGGTAGTTGCTGATAATCGTGGAGCCATAGTTGAACTGAGCAGCCAGAATAATCTCTTTTCCGTTGGCATTGTTGGAATCGTAGATATCTTCTACATTTGTTTCAAGCCCCAGTAAGCCGGGATTGGCACTGGCAAAATCAATTACACTTTTCAGGTGTGTTTTGGCTGTTTCAAAATCATTCCTTGTCATGTAAACTTCTCCAAGCATGGTCAGAGCAGCAATCCTGGTTGCCCTTCCTTTTTGTGCATCCATTGTGTAGTTGTTGGGTAACCCTGCAACTGCATCAGTGAGGTCCTGCACCACCTGGCTGTATACTTCATCAACTGACTGACGAGGATACCCGTACAGGGTGGTGTAATCCTCAATCACCTCTGTTGTAACCGGAACGTTGCCAAAGAGCCTCACAAGTTGGAAGTAAGCATAAGCTCTGAAGAATTTGGCCTCACCTTCAAACTGTTTCTTGTTTGCTTCATCTGTAACGTTGTCTAACGCTTTCAAGGCATAGTTAGAGCGGTTAATGATCCTGAAGCATCCTGCCCAAATGGTAGAGGAGATGCCAAAATTTTCAGTGATATTGCTTTCATTCAGGTTGATGTGATCCATCGAGTTGTTTGTTTTTCTGTTGTAGGCCACATCTGTTCCTATATCATTGAG
This genomic window from Dysgonomonadaceae bacterium zrk40 contains:
- a CDS encoding RagB/SusD family nutrient uptake outer membrane protein is translated as MKKIYTILFMGIIALGLHSCSDSFFDRFPSDSMQVETYLTNDAEVENVLYDVYYQLRSVTQNIIYLNDIGTDVAYNRKTNNSMDHINLNESNITENFGISSTIWAGCFRIINRSNYALKALDNVTDEANKKQFEGEAKFFRAYAYFQLVRLFGNVPVTTEVIEDYTTLYGYPRQSVDEVYSQVVQDLTDAVAGLPNNYTMDAQKGRATRIAALTMLGEVYMTRNDFETAKTHLKSVIDFASANPGLLGLETNVEDIYDSNNANGKEIILAAQFNYGSTIISNYLMSASIPNIINPSAQPTYAYDDGTTTTIKTSEGTSILLMTYDLYKRYDHDKDKRFQKLVYNGLYDAEFTSADPFAFRTETNATYLPTTLKYYDHQNNYNGLSKYAAGTDNIIYRYADVLLMYAECLNETGNSSGAATHLNIVRNRAGLDATAAASKEELTLAIENERLLELCFEGHRWFDLLRRGRLTKIMTDHFNWAEPGLNSVIQSHMNGNDKIDSKAKWKWSNASYSILFPLPYDQLQLMLDFGWTQNEGY